The Hymenobacter sp. GOD-10R genome includes a window with the following:
- a CDS encoding sulfite exporter TauE/SafE family protein: protein MTLTLVLLCCFAFLAGFIDSIVGGGGLIQTPAMLLLLPTVPVPTVLGTGKVSSISGTAMALQRFAGKVPIRWRSVGVAALVAGIMSFVGARVVSLLPSELLRPLVLGLLVVIAIYTFWRKDFGAIHAPRLDDRREVLFGIGIGLVIGFYDGFFGPGTGSFLLFAFVGIFGYDFLSASASSKVVNVATNLTSLAYFAYTGHIIWHIALPMAVCNVTGSVLGTRVALKQGVGFVRILFLVVVCGIIIRLAYDTFK from the coding sequence ATGACCCTCACGCTCGTTCTGCTCTGCTGTTTTGCCTTCTTAGCCGGCTTCATCGACTCCATCGTGGGGGGCGGTGGTCTTATTCAGACGCCGGCCATGCTGCTATTGCTGCCTACGGTACCCGTGCCCACGGTGCTCGGTACCGGCAAAGTGTCTTCTATTTCGGGTACGGCTATGGCGCTTCAGCGCTTCGCCGGCAAAGTGCCGATCCGCTGGCGCTCGGTTGGGGTAGCAGCGTTGGTGGCGGGCATTATGTCCTTTGTGGGCGCGCGGGTGGTGTCGCTGCTGCCGTCGGAGCTGCTGCGGCCGTTGGTGCTAGGCCTGCTCGTGGTAATTGCCATTTATACCTTCTGGCGCAAAGATTTTGGGGCCATCCACGCTCCGCGCCTCGACGACCGCCGTGAGGTGCTGTTCGGTATCGGGATTGGGCTGGTCATCGGGTTTTACGATGGCTTTTTTGGGCCGGGCACGGGCAGCTTTCTGCTGTTTGCCTTCGTGGGGATATTCGGTTATGACTTCCTGAGTGCATCGGCCTCTTCGAAGGTGGTGAACGTGGCTACCAACCTTACGAGCCTAGCTTACTTCGCTTATACTGGTCACATCATCTGGCACATCGCCTTGCCTATGGCTGTCTGCAACGTCACGGGCTCAGTGCTCGGCACCCGGGTGGCGCTGAAGCAGGGGGTAGGCTTTGTCCGGATACTATTCCTGGTAGTCGTCTGCGGAATCATCATCCGGCTAGCCTACGACACCTTCAAGTAA
- the porV gene encoding type IX secretion system outer membrane channel protein PorV — protein sequence MLSTPTSWRLALLTAGLLGPLSWAEAQQRYNPIVTAVPFLSLSPDARSSALGQAGVALSPDANSAFYNAGRLSFVPADYGLSASYIPWLRNHNSATWLGSMAGYARLSQRSVIGADLRYLNRSYSLANSGATSEYAVGASYSYQLNEHLGVGMTVRYIRVNTDSTQTPDQSVAASLGVYHHKDLGTGPYKLGLGAAINNIGYMLAYTRPAYANPPRADYLPTTLQIGGALTRTFTVNSTLTLTVDASKLLVPTPPSQINPAAANSVFDSMVASFSDAPGGAREEAREVRLSTGVEYAYKQMIFARAGYYYENKLKGDGTYASVGFGVHYGSLGFDGTYLIPDSRQNPFTQVFRLSLHATLHKAQPADPQRT from the coding sequence ATGTTATCTACACCAACATCTTGGCGCTTGGCGCTACTCACCGCAGGGCTGCTAGGGCCCCTATCATGGGCGGAGGCGCAACAGCGGTATAATCCCATCGTCACGGCCGTACCTTTCCTCTCGCTCAGTCCCGATGCGCGTTCATCAGCACTAGGGCAGGCGGGGGTAGCGCTCAGCCCCGACGCTAACTCGGCGTTCTACAATGCAGGCAGGCTAAGCTTCGTGCCAGCCGACTACGGCCTATCAGCCTCGTACATTCCGTGGCTGCGAAACCATAATTCCGCTACTTGGCTAGGTTCGATGGCTGGCTACGCCCGCCTGAGTCAGCGCTCAGTAATCGGTGCCGATTTGCGGTATCTCAACCGTAGCTACAGTCTTGCCAATAGCGGCGCTACCAGCGAGTACGCCGTCGGGGCATCCTACAGCTATCAGTTGAACGAGCATTTGGGGGTGGGGATGACGGTGCGTTACATCCGCGTCAATACCGATAGTACACAAACCCCGGATCAGTCGGTGGCGGCCAGCCTAGGTGTATACCACCACAAAGACCTAGGCACCGGGCCATACAAGCTAGGTTTGGGCGCCGCCATCAACAACATCGGCTATATGCTGGCTTATACCCGGCCTGCTTATGCTAATCCGCCGCGTGCTGACTATCTGCCCACTACCTTACAGATTGGCGGGGCCCTCACTCGGACGTTTACCGTCAACAGCACTCTTACGCTGACTGTTGATGCCAGCAAGCTCTTAGTGCCGACGCCACCCAGCCAGATTAACCCCGCGGCTGCGAACAGCGTATTTGATAGCATGGTCGCTTCGTTTAGCGATGCACCCGGTGGCGCGCGAGAAGAAGCGCGCGAAGTCCGGCTGTCGACCGGCGTTGAGTACGCCTATAAGCAGATGATATTTGCGCGAGCCGGGTACTACTACGAAAACAAGTTGAAAGGCGACGGGACATACGCCAGCGTTGGGTTTGGCGTACACTACGGGTCTCTCGGCTTCGATGGGACTTATCTTATTCCGGACAGCCGTCAAAATCCCTTTACGCAGGTGTTCCGACTATCGCTGCATGCTACTTTGCACAAAGCGCAGCCCGCCGACCCGCAGCGTACCTAG
- a CDS encoding SDR family oxidoreductase has protein sequence MKRENQNNWLVAAAAAAVFAAATVWRNRRGSYDLEGRVVLITGGSRGLGLVLARQAVAEGAKVAICARDAEELERARQELSAAGAEVIALPRDLTDADAVRTLVEEVQQKLGPVDVLVNNAGIITAGPLDNTELRDYQDSMDTHFWAPLHAMQAVLPSMRRRGEGRIVNIASLGGKVAIPHLAPYSASKFALVGLSEGFRAELSQHGIMVTTVCPGLLRTGSARHAIVKGQHKKEYSWFTIADSMPFWTLSAETAARQIWNACRRGDGEIILSVPAKVLAAFHGLMPGAATDILGWVNRSLPDASERGNERRHGYESETPLTQSWLTTLTRKAEKQNNELSSNR, from the coding sequence ATGAAGCGAGAAAATCAAAACAACTGGCTTGTGGCCGCGGCGGCTGCAGCCGTTTTCGCGGCCGCTACCGTGTGGCGCAACCGCCGGGGCTCCTATGATTTAGAGGGCCGCGTGGTGCTCATCACCGGCGGCTCGCGCGGGCTAGGATTAGTGCTAGCCCGGCAAGCTGTAGCGGAAGGCGCGAAAGTGGCCATCTGCGCCCGCGACGCCGAGGAGCTGGAGCGGGCCCGGCAGGAGCTATCCGCCGCTGGTGCCGAAGTCATTGCCCTACCCCGTGACCTCACCGATGCCGATGCCGTGCGCACGCTGGTGGAAGAAGTTCAACAAAAGCTAGGTCCCGTTGATGTGCTGGTGAACAATGCTGGCATCATCACCGCCGGTCCGCTCGATAACACCGAACTGCGCGACTACCAAGACTCAATGGATACGCACTTTTGGGCGCCGCTCCACGCTATGCAGGCCGTGCTGCCTTCTATGCGCCGGCGGGGCGAGGGCCGTATCGTAAACATTGCTTCGCTAGGTGGCAAAGTGGCTATTCCGCACCTTGCTCCTTACAGTGCCAGCAAATTTGCGCTGGTAGGCTTGTCGGAAGGTTTCCGCGCCGAGTTGTCCCAGCATGGCATTATGGTCACGACAGTATGCCCGGGCTTGCTGCGTACGGGTAGTGCCCGTCATGCCATCGTAAAGGGGCAGCATAAGAAGGAGTACTCCTGGTTTACGATTGCCGACTCCATGCCGTTCTGGACGCTGAGTGCTGAAACGGCTGCTCGCCAGATCTGGAATGCCTGCCGCCGCGGCGACGGCGAAATCATCCTGAGTGTGCCCGCTAAAGTGCTAGCAGCTTTCCACGGCCTCATGCCTGGTGCCGCCACCGACATCCTAGGTTGGGTAAACCGCAGCCTGCCCGATGCCAGCGAACGAGGCAACGAGCGTCGCCACGGCTACGAAAGCGAAACCCCGCTCACGCAATCGTGGTTGACCACGCTTACCCGCAAAGCTGAAAAGCAGAACAACGAGTTGAGCAGCAACCGATAA
- a CDS encoding M48 family metallopeptidase has product MLRLVCGLLLLVGCLHQVCAQDQSYLPYYSKDTARVYQLAVLHRNAIKAHFVVPKSGNKEYREHYQEVVQQTSNDVYNSIRYSALLDAELEPYAQQVFSRILKANPNLPATAKLVLTKNPEPNAYAVGNGTVVLNVGLLPRLENESQLAFILCHELAHVKCQHMENGIREQLTALHSHEVKREVRRIINSQYNISSKIKALALGFSLNNNYHSRRYEKQADSLGYVLLTHTCYDAPQAYRALQLLDTIDEPENTGSVPLPTYFSCSNFPKSFGVAPAKSQSIFTVKTPQKTALEATDTLKSHPDCAKRMRFMEVLAQGHVAKGAQTANGAAYSRIRHISRLEVIQSWFDYDCYDHALFEALQLLPQQPQSTYLRSVVVLSLYALRQHLENHTYYEVVANISQQNPASFNELLRVLHDLHFDDFKGLSSCFVQTTGLEAAAPSNEYDLAACYAARALTAETTSVLKAQYQKQYAGGKFEKLLFSTSSLKTTTSSR; this is encoded by the coding sequence ATGCTACGATTAGTATGTGGTTTGCTACTGTTGGTAGGATGCTTACACCAAGTTTGTGCGCAAGATCAATCGTATCTTCCTTATTACTCCAAGGATACTGCCCGGGTATACCAATTGGCCGTACTGCACCGCAACGCCATAAAAGCACACTTTGTAGTGCCTAAAAGTGGCAACAAGGAGTACCGCGAACATTACCAGGAAGTAGTTCAGCAAACGTCGAATGACGTCTATAACTCCATCCGCTACTCAGCGCTGCTCGACGCCGAGTTGGAGCCCTATGCTCAGCAAGTCTTCAGCCGTATTCTGAAGGCTAACCCAAACCTGCCGGCCACAGCAAAGCTAGTACTCACCAAGAACCCCGAACCTAACGCTTATGCCGTAGGCAATGGCACAGTGGTACTGAACGTTGGGTTGCTTCCCCGACTTGAGAACGAGAGCCAGCTAGCTTTCATTTTGTGCCACGAGCTAGCCCATGTCAAGTGCCAGCATATGGAAAACGGCATCCGGGAGCAGCTAACGGCTCTGCACAGCCACGAGGTGAAACGGGAGGTTCGCCGCATTATCAATTCGCAATACAATATCAGCTCCAAGATCAAGGCACTAGCGCTAGGCTTTTCGCTGAACAACAACTATCACAGCCGCCGATACGAAAAGCAGGCCGACTCATTAGGCTACGTACTGCTGACCCACACCTGCTACGATGCTCCCCAAGCCTACCGCGCACTACAACTACTTGACACCATTGACGAACCCGAAAATACAGGCTCTGTGCCGCTGCCGACTTACTTTAGCTGCAGCAACTTCCCCAAATCGTTCGGAGTAGCTCCCGCTAAGTCGCAGTCTATTTTCACGGTGAAGACACCGCAGAAAACAGCCCTGGAAGCTACCGATACGCTGAAATCGCACCCAGACTGCGCCAAGCGGATGCGCTTTATGGAGGTTCTAGCCCAAGGCCATGTAGCAAAGGGGGCACAGACTGCGAACGGGGCAGCCTATAGCCGCATCCGGCACATCAGTCGGTTAGAAGTTATCCAAAGCTGGTTTGATTACGACTGCTACGATCATGCCCTGTTTGAAGCCCTACAGCTACTGCCCCAGCAGCCGCAGAGTACATACTTGCGCTCGGTCGTGGTGCTGAGCTTGTATGCCTTACGGCAGCATCTAGAGAACCATACCTACTACGAAGTGGTAGCGAACATCTCGCAGCAGAATCCCGCTAGCTTCAATGAGTTGCTGCGAGTGCTGCACGACCTTCATTTTGATGATTTCAAAGGTCTGAGCTCCTGTTTCGTGCAAACGACGGGTCTGGAAGCCGCTGCTCCCAGCAATGAATACGATTTGGCGGCTTGCTACGCCGCCCGAGCCCTAACCGCCGAGACAACATCGGTTTTGAAAGCGCAATATCAAAAGCAGTATGCCGGAGGGAAATTCGAGAAGCTACTATTCTCTACCTCTTCTCTAAAGACAACTACTTCGTCTCGCTAA
- a CDS encoding DUF6770 family protein: MLFTKRAALAAIFALSAAAGFAQTSTLNGIEQMSRSALSPIYSGNEVKGYMMFGHGDKADRKNDNYLLDFYDQDLGKVLSVTIQKPANRFALLKNSFNGSAFAFYFCNFKDETLEIETYDTSLKKLGTKVIEDLSKVDKMIIQNQLKQNGETDNFQGTMSLFAVPGHGFVRNSFSGMMKGYALVMYDDNLKIKWRLASDEKSKQYEMVSLTEATDKYILGMMVRRDGMMSKQVTSSMVAIDATTGKKVMDLPVETSKTEQLSLSSFTFDPEKREFVAVGEYYKLDDKPFVNKSQGFYIKRFSEAGKVVSAKNYGWQKEVMSLMPAEAKASLEDNFVNYTHSIVKGADGKLYIVAEQYKIVADGMGIALSALGGGRGPSVSKGKIGNLLVFELDPQAKLSSVKFYQKDPSNATLPPGTGFMSAGILGHVIKSQGGFDYQFLQRNDANSQFNVVYINFDKEKGEGTKRIIGNIAFGDNGKYAVDKIDFTSTANYSYLYPAKPGYVMIADYYKKKNQLGMKLVKLNI; the protein is encoded by the coding sequence ATGTTGTTTACTAAACGTGCGGCTCTCGCCGCCATCTTCGCGTTGTCGGCGGCAGCTGGTTTCGCGCAAACCAGTACGCTGAACGGTATTGAGCAGATGTCTCGTTCGGCGCTGTCGCCTATTTATAGCGGTAACGAGGTAAAAGGCTACATGATGTTTGGCCACGGCGATAAGGCCGACCGGAAAAACGATAATTATTTGCTCGACTTCTACGACCAGGATCTAGGCAAAGTATTAAGCGTTACGATTCAGAAGCCAGCTAACCGGTTTGCCCTGCTGAAAAATAGCTTCAACGGCTCCGCTTTCGCCTTCTACTTCTGCAATTTCAAAGACGAGACGCTCGAAATTGAAACGTACGACACCAGTCTGAAAAAGCTAGGTACCAAAGTGATTGAGGATTTGTCGAAAGTCGACAAGATGATTATCCAAAACCAGCTAAAGCAGAACGGCGAGACGGATAACTTTCAAGGTACAATGAGTCTGTTCGCGGTGCCGGGCCACGGCTTCGTGCGCAACAGTTTCTCCGGCATGATGAAAGGATATGCCTTGGTGATGTACGATGATAACCTCAAGATAAAGTGGCGGCTAGCTTCCGACGAGAAGTCGAAGCAGTACGAAATGGTTAGCCTCACCGAAGCCACCGACAAGTACATCCTCGGTATGATGGTCCGCCGGGATGGCATGATGTCGAAGCAGGTAACGTCCTCCATGGTGGCCATCGATGCTACTACCGGAAAGAAAGTAATGGACTTGCCCGTGGAAACTAGCAAGACCGAGCAACTGTCGCTGAGCTCCTTTACGTTCGACCCCGAGAAGCGCGAGTTTGTAGCGGTCGGAGAATACTATAAGCTAGATGACAAGCCTTTTGTAAATAAAAGCCAAGGCTTCTATATCAAGCGCTTCTCCGAGGCGGGAAAAGTTGTGAGCGCCAAAAACTACGGTTGGCAGAAAGAAGTTATGTCACTCATGCCAGCCGAAGCAAAAGCTAGCTTGGAGGACAACTTCGTGAACTACACGCACTCTATCGTGAAGGGCGCCGATGGCAAGCTGTACATTGTAGCCGAGCAGTACAAGATTGTCGCCGATGGTATGGGAATCGCTCTGTCCGCGCTGGGTGGTGGCAGAGGTCCTAGTGTATCGAAAGGTAAGATTGGTAACCTGCTGGTATTCGAACTCGACCCACAGGCCAAGCTTTCGAGCGTGAAGTTTTACCAGAAAGATCCCTCTAATGCCACGTTGCCTCCTGGTACGGGCTTCATGAGCGCCGGCATCCTTGGCCACGTGATTAAGTCACAAGGTGGCTTCGACTATCAGTTCTTGCAACGTAACGACGCGAATAGCCAATTCAATGTCGTGTACATCAACTTCGACAAGGAGAAAGGTGAAGGCACGAAGCGCATCATTGGTAACATTGCGTTTGGCGACAATGGCAAGTACGCAGTAGATAAAATCGACTTCACGAGCACGGCTAATTATTCCTATCTGTATCCAGCCAAGCCTGGCTACGTGATGATTGCCGATTACTACAAGAAGAAAAATCAGCTTGGAATGAAGCTGGTTAAGCTGAATATCTGA
- the mutM gene encoding DNA-formamidopyrimidine glycosylase, which translates to MPELPEVETYRRFLDELILLQPITAVEVRDAHVLAVDEDLLRQRLVGQHVTATRRLGKNCFLELSDGTALALHFGMTGDVGAYRDDHDAPRFTRVALHLADGLRIAFIDPRKFGRIRLADSVDQYQKAKKLGPDALDVTTAHLQKVLGAKKQLIKPLLLDQGITAGLGNWIVDEVLFQAKIHPERRANTLTDQEFEDLRGAIQLVLTTAIRHEATYRHFPASFLIHAREWDTSATPGTDQHKYCPRHPKVEIEKKYVGGRATYFCPVCQPVPAEEAS; encoded by the coding sequence TTGCCCGAATTACCCGAAGTTGAAACTTACCGTCGCTTTCTCGACGAACTCATCCTGCTCCAGCCTATTACCGCTGTGGAAGTACGCGACGCCCACGTGCTAGCCGTCGACGAAGACCTGCTACGGCAACGCTTGGTCGGCCAACATGTTACGGCCACTCGTCGGCTTGGCAAGAACTGCTTTCTGGAGCTTTCCGACGGCACAGCCCTGGCCCTACACTTCGGTATGACTGGCGACGTAGGCGCCTACCGTGACGACCACGATGCCCCGCGTTTCACCCGCGTGGCCCTGCACCTCGCCGACGGACTACGCATTGCCTTCATCGATCCGCGCAAGTTCGGCCGTATCCGCCTAGCCGACAGCGTAGATCAGTATCAGAAAGCCAAAAAGCTAGGTCCCGACGCACTTGATGTGACGACGGCACACTTGCAGAAAGTGCTGGGTGCGAAGAAGCAGCTCATTAAGCCGCTGCTGCTCGACCAAGGTATCACTGCTGGCCTGGGCAACTGGATTGTGGACGAGGTGCTGTTCCAAGCCAAAATTCACCCCGAACGCCGCGCCAACACCCTGACTGATCAGGAGTTTGAAGATCTACGCGGAGCCATTCAGCTTGTGCTCACCACTGCCATTCGGCACGAAGCCACCTACCGGCACTTCCCCGCGTCCTTCCTCATCCACGCCCGCGAGTGGGACACTTCCGCCACGCCCGGCACCGACCAGCATAAGTATTGTCCGCGTCACCCCAAGGTCGAGATTGAGAAGAAGTACGTGGGCGGCCGGGCTACTTATTTCTGCCCCGTCTGCCAGCCAGTACCGGCGGAAGAAGCTAGCTAG